One genomic window of Streptomyces sp. NBC_00237 includes the following:
- a CDS encoding helix-turn-helix transcriptional regulator: MLRIHFTAEDLARLHMAAGLGLLTESSLALHLFARNNEVTFRGWRKQLRVELGRGAAAYENLAGQHAPDELVNVVQRAEQATAPGLRLVSTRKHQLVSALSDFGRVAVRPYWPQVRTMLEGIRDTSGRIMIAGGAERLLDTLHPRLRWQSPVLELHGPGPDRDVHLGGRGLVLSPSFFLPEQTCLFVESEGTSGRPAILFPVNDPAKAEFSRDCEGGAEALGALVGHTRAAALQVLTESCNTSELAERLNLSLAGASKHASILRGAGLIMTTRSRNTALHTLTPLGVALLDSRAPVTRAAPATRAPVTRTPDTRPYGTRIPEPRAATSRTVNSRTAGSCTATTRQPLGIPA; the protein is encoded by the coding sequence ATGCTGAGGATCCACTTCACGGCCGAGGACCTGGCCCGGCTGCACATGGCGGCAGGGCTCGGACTCCTGACGGAGAGCTCCCTGGCCCTCCATCTGTTCGCCCGGAACAACGAGGTCACCTTCCGCGGCTGGCGCAAGCAGCTGCGGGTCGAACTCGGCCGGGGCGCCGCCGCGTACGAGAACCTCGCCGGGCAGCACGCGCCCGACGAACTGGTCAACGTCGTGCAGCGCGCCGAGCAGGCGACGGCCCCCGGGCTGCGCCTGGTCAGCACCCGCAAGCACCAACTGGTCTCCGCCCTGTCGGACTTCGGCCGGGTGGCGGTCCGGCCCTACTGGCCGCAGGTCCGCACCATGCTCGAAGGCATCCGCGACACCAGCGGACGCATCATGATCGCGGGGGGTGCCGAGCGACTGCTCGACACCCTGCACCCCAGGCTGCGCTGGCAGAGCCCGGTGCTCGAACTGCACGGCCCCGGACCCGACCGCGACGTCCACCTCGGTGGGCGCGGGCTCGTCCTGAGCCCCTCGTTCTTCCTGCCCGAACAGACCTGCCTGTTCGTGGAGTCGGAGGGCACGAGCGGACGGCCCGCGATCCTCTTCCCCGTCAACGACCCGGCGAAGGCCGAATTCAGCCGGGACTGCGAAGGAGGTGCCGAAGCCCTCGGCGCGCTGGTCGGGCACACCCGGGCCGCCGCGCTCCAGGTCCTCACCGAGAGCTGCAACACCAGCGAACTGGCCGAACGCCTCAACCTGTCGCTGGCGGGCGCGAGCAAGCACGCCTCGATCCTGCGCGGCGCCGGCCTGATCATGACCACCCGCTCCCGCAACACCGCACTGCACACGCTCACCCCGCTGGGCGTGGCCCTGCTCGACAGCAGGGCCCCCGTGACGCGGGCGGCCCCTGCCACGCGGGCCCCCGTGACCCGTACGCCGGACACCCGTCCGTACGGCACGCGCATCCCCGAGCCCCGTGCGGCCACCTCTCGTACGGTCAACTCCCGTACGGCCGGTTCCTGCACCGCCACCACCCGTCAACCGCTCGGCATCCCCGCCTGA
- a CDS encoding MbtH family protein, giving the protein MSTNPFDDASGTFLVLVNDEGQHSLWPSFAEVPDGWTVALAATDRASALAYVNENWTDMRPKRLVEAMGEN; this is encoded by the coding sequence ATGAGCACCAACCCGTTCGACGACGCGTCCGGCACGTTCCTGGTGCTGGTCAACGACGAGGGCCAGCACTCCCTGTGGCCGTCGTTCGCGGAGGTCCCCGACGGCTGGACGGTGGCGCTCGCCGCCACCGACCGGGCCTCGGCCCTCGCCTACGTCAACGAGAACTGGACCGACATGCGGCCCAAGCGGCTCGTCGAGGCGATGGGCGAGAACTAG
- a CDS encoding response regulator transcription factor, translating to MTIRVVLADDQEMVRRGMRRILEAQTDIEVVGEAADGVDALAEVRRLRPDVALVDVRMPRMDGLEVTRTLQESAAELPVKVVIVTTFDLDEYVYPALRHGASGFLLKRSGPTLLVEAVRAAVAGESLISPSITVRLLKHVAGAGRTPERTGRPAVVEPLTKRETEIAAKVAEGLTNADIAGEMFISAGTVKTHVAAVQRKLGVRNRVGIAVRAWEMGYANAG from the coding sequence GTGACGATTCGAGTGGTACTCGCCGACGACCAGGAAATGGTCCGCCGCGGCATGCGGCGCATCCTTGAGGCCCAGACGGACATCGAGGTGGTCGGCGAGGCCGCCGACGGCGTGGACGCGCTGGCCGAGGTCCGCCGACTGCGCCCCGACGTCGCCCTGGTGGACGTCCGGATGCCCCGGATGGACGGCCTCGAAGTCACCCGGACCCTCCAGGAGTCCGCGGCCGAACTGCCGGTGAAGGTGGTCATCGTGACGACCTTCGACCTCGACGAGTACGTCTACCCGGCACTGCGGCACGGAGCCTCCGGCTTCCTGCTCAAGCGCTCGGGGCCGACCCTGCTCGTCGAGGCGGTCCGCGCGGCCGTCGCGGGGGAGAGCCTGATCAGCCCGTCCATCACGGTGCGGCTGCTGAAGCACGTCGCCGGCGCGGGCCGGACGCCCGAACGAACCGGGCGTCCGGCCGTGGTCGAACCGCTCACCAAGCGGGAGACCGAGATCGCGGCCAAGGTCGCCGAAGGGCTGACCAACGCCGACATCGCGGGCGAGATGTTCATCTCCGCGGGCACCGTCAAGACCCATGTCGCCGCCGTCCAGCGCAAGTTGGGCGTACGCAACCGGGTCGGCATCGCCGTCCGGGCCTGGGAGATGGGCTACGCGAACGCCGGTTAG
- a CDS encoding acyltransferase, with protein sequence MAIALGEKRPQLHSLTGLRALGMLLVFVVHGSFEIVFSDDTIGLAYLEGVGTSGQTAVTYFFILTGFVLTWSWNKKESLRAFWRRRAVRVFPNHVTALAFAVVLIIALGALPDFLPLLANLFLVQSWFPDPAFQEAGNSATWSLAVDIGFYALFPFLLPLVKRIRSQYLWYVVGAVAVVIALIPVVANTFLPATPESPLWQTSESRYWFVYFFPLSRMLECLLGMLVARILITGRWIGLRPLPAALILVAAYVAAQQVPFLYRYAAITAVPVALLTAALATMDVEGRKSWLNSKALVRLGELSFAFYLLHGPILKYGHLMFGTVMDGGIPEGRTWEVPGALAFLVGMFAVSLVLAWLMNVFVEQKAVRLWSRRKTPAAPRVKVAA encoded by the coding sequence ATGGCCATCGCTCTCGGCGAGAAACGACCACAACTCCACTCCCTGACCGGTCTGCGCGCCCTCGGCATGCTGCTGGTCTTCGTCGTCCACGGCTCCTTCGAGATCGTCTTCAGCGACGACACGATCGGGCTCGCCTACCTCGAAGGCGTCGGCACCTCCGGCCAGACGGCCGTCACGTACTTCTTCATCCTCACCGGCTTCGTGCTCACCTGGTCCTGGAACAAGAAGGAGTCGCTGCGCGCCTTCTGGCGGCGGCGCGCGGTGCGCGTCTTCCCCAACCACGTCACCGCCCTCGCCTTCGCGGTGGTCCTCATCATCGCGCTGGGCGCCCTGCCCGACTTCCTCCCCCTGCTGGCCAACCTCTTCCTGGTCCAGTCCTGGTTCCCCGACCCGGCCTTCCAGGAGGCGGGCAACAGCGCCACCTGGTCGCTCGCCGTCGACATCGGCTTCTACGCGCTCTTCCCGTTCCTGCTGCCCCTGGTCAAGCGGATCCGCTCGCAGTACCTGTGGTACGTGGTCGGCGCCGTGGCCGTCGTCATCGCCCTCATACCGGTGGTCGCGAACACCTTCCTGCCCGCCACCCCCGAGTCACCGCTGTGGCAGACCTCCGAGAGCCGCTACTGGTTCGTCTACTTCTTCCCGCTCTCGCGCATGCTCGAATGCCTCCTCGGGATGCTGGTCGCCCGCATCCTGATCACCGGGCGCTGGATCGGACTGCGTCCGCTGCCCGCCGCCCTGATCCTGGTGGCCGCCTACGTCGCCGCGCAGCAGGTGCCCTTCCTCTACCGGTACGCCGCCATCACCGCCGTACCCGTCGCGCTGCTCACCGCCGCCCTGGCGACGATGGACGTCGAGGGGCGCAAGAGCTGGCTGAACAGCAAGGCCCTCGTGCGACTCGGCGAACTCTCCTTCGCCTTCTACCTGTTGCACGGTCCGATCCTCAAGTACGGACACCTCATGTTCGGCACCGTCATGGACGGCGGCATCCCGGAGGGGCGCACCTGGGAGGTCCCCGGAGCGCTCGCCTTCCTGGTCGGGATGTTCGCGGTGTCCCTGGTGCTGGCCTGGCTCATGAACGTCTTCGTCGAGCAGAAGGCCGTACGCCTGTGGTCGCGTCGCAAGACCCCGGCGGCCCCGCGCGTCAAGGTCGCCGCCTAG
- a CDS encoding sensor histidine kinase, with translation MMTGNQQMGRMRQLWCGASVVLLGFPALLGPPAAYLLAVTAVVAVLVVLLPLPLGRITLPVAALAATGLSVVTDVAYGGQQGLTLLWMPFEFTALLVLTGRLIRRVRRYAAPLAAAVALATVALPLRFTVRNPESGANGSLVMVVITLVPVACAVAVGGYLRSVDERRRRAVLRARREQRLDMARVLHDFVAHELTGMVLEVQAAQASPYEPDQMALFLGRLEESGLRALDQLDRALDTLRQPEEHPGATPEVGEQIPPGQYEDAEEPAHVPTLVRGLSDLPDLVTRFAESSSLPAKLDLDAELTGTLRRESDEVAYGMVIEALTNVRRHAPSATSVTVSAQPEGDDRVRVSVTDHGGGREGASGALLKDRQGGGTGLVGLRERFTVLGGELTAGPCEDGWRVTGTLPR, from the coding sequence ATGATGACAGGTAATCAGCAGATGGGCCGCATGCGGCAGTTGTGGTGCGGAGCGAGCGTGGTCCTCCTCGGGTTCCCGGCCCTCCTCGGGCCGCCCGCGGCGTACCTCCTCGCGGTCACCGCCGTCGTCGCCGTGCTCGTGGTACTGCTGCCCCTGCCACTCGGAAGGATCACCCTGCCGGTGGCCGCCCTCGCGGCCACCGGCCTGTCCGTGGTCACCGACGTGGCCTACGGCGGGCAGCAGGGGCTCACCCTCCTGTGGATGCCCTTCGAGTTCACCGCGCTCCTGGTGCTCACCGGACGGCTGATCCGGCGCGTGCGCCGGTACGCCGCCCCGCTGGCGGCGGCCGTGGCACTGGCCACCGTCGCGCTCCCGCTGCGCTTCACCGTGCGCAACCCGGAGTCGGGGGCCAACGGCTCCCTCGTCATGGTCGTGATCACGCTGGTGCCGGTGGCCTGCGCGGTCGCCGTCGGCGGCTACCTGCGGTCGGTCGACGAACGCAGGCGGCGCGCCGTGCTCCGGGCCCGCAGGGAACAGCGCCTCGACATGGCCCGAGTGCTGCACGACTTCGTCGCGCACGAGCTGACCGGCATGGTCCTGGAGGTCCAGGCGGCCCAGGCGTCCCCGTACGAACCCGATCAAATGGCCTTGTTCCTGGGCCGGTTGGAGGAGTCCGGGCTGCGCGCCCTGGACCAGCTGGACCGCGCCCTGGACACCCTGCGCCAGCCGGAGGAGCACCCGGGCGCGACGCCTGAGGTCGGCGAGCAGATCCCCCCGGGACAGTACGAGGACGCCGAGGAGCCCGCCCACGTGCCCACCCTGGTGCGCGGGCTTTCCGACCTGCCCGACCTCGTCACCCGCTTCGCCGAGTCCAGCTCCCTCCCCGCGAAGCTGGACCTGGACGCGGAACTGACCGGCACCCTGCGCCGCGAGAGCGACGAAGTCGCGTACGGAATGGTCATCGAGGCCCTCACCAACGTGCGTCGGCACGCCCCCTCGGCCACCTCCGTGACCGTCTCCGCCCAGCCCGAAGGCGACGACCGCGTGCGCGTCAGCGTCACCGACCACGGCGGTGGCCGGGAGGGCGCGTCCGGCGCCCTGCTGAAGGACCGTCAGGGCGGCGGCACCGGACTGGTGGGCCTGCGCGAGCGGTTCACCGTACTGGGCGGAGAACTGACGGCCGGACCGTGCGAGGACGGCTGGCGCGTGACCGGAACCCTGCCCCGCTGA
- a CDS encoding ABC transporter ATP-binding protein, translating to MLELIDITKDYRGGKRAVDNMTMRMERGMLGLLGPNGAGKSSLMRIASTVTRPTSGQVLFQGTDVVAKPDVLRRALGYLPQDFGVYPNLTSREFLGYLAAAKGLSARSSKARIDELLELVNLTEAVKRPLGKYSGGMMRRVGIAQALLADPQVIIVDEPTAGLDPEERVRFRNLLSDLAADRVVMLSTHIVSDVESVASDIAVVAQGRLLRRGTPEQLIAAIEGWVWEVMVDAAELPVLQKRHLVSRMVRTSSGVRVRLLTHLAPYATAQQVAPDLEDAYLAAVNNVGAGAAQQRMTSAGGR from the coding sequence ATGCTGGAACTCATCGACATCACCAAGGACTACCGGGGCGGCAAGCGTGCCGTCGACAACATGACCATGCGCATGGAGCGCGGCATGCTCGGTCTGCTGGGCCCCAACGGGGCGGGCAAGTCGTCCCTGATGCGGATCGCCTCGACCGTCACCCGCCCCACCAGCGGCCAGGTCCTCTTCCAGGGCACCGACGTGGTGGCCAAGCCGGACGTGCTGCGCCGCGCTCTCGGCTACCTCCCGCAGGACTTCGGCGTCTACCCGAACCTCACCTCCCGCGAGTTCCTCGGCTACCTCGCCGCCGCCAAGGGCCTCTCGGCCCGCTCCTCCAAGGCCCGTATCGACGAACTGCTCGAACTGGTCAACCTCACCGAGGCCGTCAAGCGCCCCCTCGGCAAGTACTCGGGCGGCATGATGCGCCGCGTCGGCATCGCGCAGGCGCTGCTCGCCGACCCGCAGGTGATCATCGTGGACGAGCCCACGGCGGGCCTCGACCCCGAGGAGCGGGTCCGCTTCCGCAACCTCCTCAGCGACCTGGCCGCCGACCGGGTGGTCATGCTCTCCACCCACATCGTCTCCGACGTCGAGTCCGTCGCCTCCGACATCGCCGTCGTCGCCCAGGGGCGGCTGCTGCGCCGGGGCACCCCCGAGCAGCTGATCGCGGCCATCGAGGGCTGGGTCTGGGAGGTCATGGTCGACGCCGCCGAACTGCCGGTGCTCCAGAAGCGCCACCTCGTCAGCCGGATGGTGCGCACCAGCAGCGGCGTACGGGTGCGCCTGCTCACGCACCTCGCGCCGTACGCCACGGCCCAGCAGGTGGCACCGGACCTGGAGGACGCCTACCTGGCCGCCGTGAACAACGTCGGCGCCGGGGCTGCCCAGCAGCGCATGACCAGTGCCGGAGGGCGGTAG
- a CDS encoding ABC-2 transporter permease, with protein MRTLYRLVVGDFWDRVRRPAYAAILLAAVGLGYLATPAREAGWVVMQVGEYRGTYNSAYIGMVVALAGSVWLSLGGFYVVRNAISRDEATGVGRLLASTPLKNHLYLASKFLSSVLVLASMLGVLALTAVVMQLSRGETMAVNPVELLKPFLFIALPLMVFTAAAALLFEAVPLLRAGLGNILWFFIWAFIAIGGQSPNAPLGGIGVHQVVQSLSTSLKAQGIDPTQVGEFSLGLTLVDKPLKTFDWSGFELTGDYLLTRLVLVLIGVALAMVPVLWFPRFDPSRGRAAKDTAATQAAGEGPAGAPGAVAAPGFPAAPGFPAVLREEHESGTKTFGGVPKAQVKLGNSAVRLLVGEVRILIQGIPLWWWGGVLTLALVAQMVTPATGVSRFLLPLAWIWPVLIWSRLGTQRHESGVEAILGAYPTTHRRVLAEWAAGFLLTAVAGIGPAVRMATGADTVGLFHWVLGALFIPSLALLLGTLSRTHRLFQALYLPLWYGTVNGITPLDFMGALRTDDGTPVGMSPGFLIGSSAVMLALVFAAGKARRAVS; from the coding sequence GTGCGGACCCTCTACAGGCTCGTCGTCGGCGACTTCTGGGACCGGGTGCGCCGCCCGGCGTACGCCGCGATCCTCCTCGCGGCGGTCGGACTCGGCTACCTCGCGACCCCCGCCCGCGAGGCGGGCTGGGTCGTCATGCAGGTCGGTGAGTACCGGGGCACGTACAACAGCGCGTACATCGGCATGGTGGTGGCCCTCGCCGGATCGGTGTGGCTCTCCCTCGGCGGCTTCTACGTCGTCCGCAACGCCATCTCCCGCGACGAGGCCACCGGCGTCGGCCGCCTCCTCGCCTCCACCCCCCTCAAGAACCACCTCTACCTCGCGTCCAAGTTCCTGAGCAGCGTCCTGGTCCTGGCCTCGATGCTGGGCGTGCTGGCGCTGACCGCCGTGGTCATGCAGCTGTCCCGGGGCGAGACGATGGCCGTCAACCCCGTCGAACTGCTCAAGCCGTTCCTCTTCATCGCGCTGCCGCTGATGGTGTTCACGGCGGCGGCGGCCCTCCTCTTCGAGGCCGTACCGCTGCTGCGGGCCGGACTCGGGAACATCCTCTGGTTCTTCATCTGGGCCTTCATCGCGATCGGCGGACAGTCCCCGAACGCGCCGCTCGGCGGGATCGGCGTGCACCAGGTGGTGCAGTCGCTCAGTACGTCGCTGAAGGCGCAAGGCATCGACCCGACGCAGGTCGGCGAGTTCAGCCTCGGTCTGACCCTGGTCGACAAGCCGCTGAAGACCTTCGACTGGAGCGGCTTCGAGCTGACCGGCGACTACCTCCTCACCCGGCTCGTCCTCGTCCTGATCGGGGTGGCGCTCGCCATGGTGCCGGTGCTGTGGTTCCCGCGCTTCGACCCCTCGCGGGGGCGTGCGGCCAAGGACACGGCGGCGACGCAGGCCGCCGGTGAGGGTCCCGCCGGGGCACCCGGTGCCGTTGCCGCTCCCGGTTTCCCCGCCGCTCCCGGTTTCCCCGCCGTACTGCGCGAAGAGCACGAGTCCGGCACGAAGACCTTCGGCGGTGTGCCGAAGGCCCAGGTCAAGCTGGGCAACTCCGCGGTGCGGCTGCTCGTCGGCGAGGTGAGGATCCTGATCCAGGGGATTCCACTGTGGTGGTGGGGCGGTGTGCTGACGCTCGCGCTCGTCGCGCAGATGGTCACCCCGGCCACCGGAGTCTCCCGCTTCCTGCTGCCGCTGGCCTGGATCTGGCCGGTGCTGATCTGGTCGCGGCTGGGCACGCAGCGGCACGAGTCCGGGGTGGAGGCCATCCTCGGGGCGTACCCGACGACCCACCGCCGGGTGCTCGCCGAATGGGCGGCGGGCTTCCTGCTGACCGCCGTCGCGGGCATCGGACCCGCCGTCCGGATGGCGACCGGGGCGGACACGGTGGGCCTCTTCCACTGGGTCCTCGGCGCGCTGTTCATCCCCTCGCTGGCACTGCTCCTCGGCACGCTGAGCCGCACGCACCGCCTCTTCCAGGCCCTGTACCTGCCCCTGTGGTACGGAACGGTCAACGGCATCACCCCGCTGGACTTCATGGGCGCGCTGCGCACCGACGACGGAACGCCCGTGGGCATGTCACCCGGGTTCCTGATCGGCAGCTCGGCCGTGATGCTCGCCCTCGTCTTCGCGGCGGGCAAGGCACGGCGCGCGGTGAGCTAG
- a CDS encoding YigZ family protein, whose translation MQEQYRTVAHAGVHETEINRSRFLCALAPAATEQEAQDFVARVRREHPTASHNCYAYVVGADAGIQKASDDGEPGGTAGVPMLQMLMRREVRYAVAVVTRYYGGVKLGAGGLIRAYGGVVGEALDTLGTITRQRFRLATVTVDHQRAGKLENDLRATGRSVREVRYAEAVTIEIGLPDADVDAFRGWLADATAGTAAFELGGEAYGDV comes from the coding sequence ATGCAGGAGCAGTACCGGACCGTCGCCCACGCGGGCGTGCACGAGACCGAGATCAACCGATCCCGGTTCCTCTGCGCCCTCGCCCCCGCCGCCACCGAGCAGGAGGCGCAGGACTTCGTCGCCCGCGTCCGCAGGGAACACCCCACCGCCTCGCACAACTGCTACGCGTACGTCGTGGGGGCGGACGCCGGAATCCAGAAGGCCAGCGACGACGGAGAACCCGGCGGCACGGCGGGCGTCCCGATGCTCCAGATGCTGATGCGCCGCGAGGTGCGGTACGCCGTCGCCGTCGTCACCCGTTACTACGGCGGCGTGAAACTCGGCGCGGGCGGTCTGATCAGGGCCTACGGCGGAGTCGTCGGCGAGGCCCTGGACACCCTCGGCACGATCACCCGCCAGCGCTTCCGGCTCGCCACCGTCACCGTCGACCACCAGCGCGCGGGCAAGCTGGAGAACGACCTGCGGGCCACCGGGCGCTCCGTGCGCGAGGTGCGGTACGCCGAGGCGGTCACCATCGAGATCGGGCTGCCCGACGCCGACGTGGACGCCTTCCGGGGCTGGCTCGCGGACGCGACCGCCGGAACGGCCGCCTTCGAGCTCGGCGGCGAGGCGTACGGAGACGTCTGA
- a CDS encoding exonuclease SbcCD subunit D: MRLLHTSDWHLGRSFHRVGLLDAQAAYLDHLVATVRAHEVDAVLVAGDVYDRAVPPLAAVELFDRALHRLAEENVPTVMISGNHDSARRLGVGAGLIERAGIHLRTDPAGCATPVVLSDAHGDVALYGLPYLEPALVRDELGAAKARHEDVLAAAMDKVRADLATRPGGTRSVVLAHAFVAGGEPSDSERDITVGGVAAVPAGVFAGVDYVALGHLHGAQTVNERVRYSGSPLAYSFSEVNHRKTMWLIDLGPGGEIAAERLDCPVPRPLARLRGPLEDLLDDPALARHEAAWVEATLTDPVRPEDPMARLCARFPHTVSLVFDPDRGPEGEHVSYAQRLKGRDDQQIAEDFVAHVRGGSGPDGRERAVLQGAFDDVRVDETVREVAR; the protein is encoded by the coding sequence ATGAGGCTTCTGCATACGTCCGACTGGCACCTCGGCCGGTCCTTCCACCGGGTGGGACTGCTCGACGCCCAGGCCGCGTACCTCGACCACCTGGTGGCGACGGTCCGCGCGCACGAGGTGGACGCCGTGCTGGTCGCGGGGGACGTGTACGACCGCGCGGTGCCGCCGCTCGCCGCCGTGGAACTCTTCGACCGGGCCCTGCACCGCCTCGCCGAGGAGAACGTGCCGACGGTGATGATCTCCGGCAACCACGACTCCGCGCGCCGCCTGGGCGTCGGCGCGGGCCTCATCGAGCGGGCGGGCATCCACCTGCGCACCGACCCCGCCGGGTGCGCCACCCCCGTCGTGCTGTCCGACGCGCACGGCGACGTCGCCCTCTACGGGCTGCCCTACCTGGAGCCCGCTCTCGTACGGGACGAACTGGGCGCGGCGAAGGCCCGGCACGAGGACGTCCTCGCCGCCGCGATGGACAAGGTCCGCGCCGACCTCGCCACCCGCCCCGGAGGCACCCGCTCCGTCGTCCTCGCACACGCCTTCGTCGCGGGCGGCGAGCCCAGCGACAGCGAACGCGACATCACGGTGGGCGGTGTCGCCGCCGTCCCCGCCGGGGTCTTCGCGGGCGTCGACTACGTCGCCCTCGGCCATCTGCACGGCGCGCAGACGGTGAACGAGCGGGTCCGCTACTCGGGCTCGCCGCTCGCCTACTCCTTCTCCGAGGTCAACCACCGCAAGACGATGTGGCTGATCGACCTCGGCCCCGGCGGGGAGATCGCAGCCGAGCGGCTCGACTGCCCGGTGCCCCGGCCGCTCGCCCGCCTGCGGGGCCCCCTGGAGGACCTCCTCGACGACCCCGCCCTCGCCCGGCACGAGGCCGCCTGGGTCGAGGCCACCCTCACCGACCCGGTCCGGCCCGAGGACCCGATGGCCCGGCTCTGCGCGCGCTTCCCGCACACGGTGAGCCTCGTCTTCGACCCGGACCGGGGGCCCGAGGGCGAACACGTCTCGTACGCGCAGCGGCTCAAGGGCCGCGACGACCAGCAGATCGCGGAGGACTTCGTGGCGCACGTACGCGGCGGCAGCGGACCCGACGGACGGGAACGGGCGGTGCTCCAGGGCGCGTTCGACGACGTCCGCGTCGACGAGACGGTCCGCGAGGTGGCCCGGTGA